One part of the Deltaproteobacteria bacterium genome encodes these proteins:
- a CDS encoding GNAT family N-acetyltransferase, producing MKISFKAMGEKEFREFVHGSIQRSSVHLKEARGQLNQEALKEAEGHIRRILPKGQETPSHFLFSLLENATQKKVGSIWYGVIQEGAEWQGYLYEIFIEEPFRSKGYASDALRMMEGELKKIGIKKIGLHLFSDNIKALQLYRQLGYREKVLTLFKELT from the coding sequence ATGAAGATATCATTTAAAGCAATGGGAGAGAAGGAGTTTAGGGAATTTGTCCATGGTTCTATTCAACGCTCTTCGGTCCATCTCAAAGAGGCTCGAGGCCAGTTGAATCAAGAGGCGTTAAAGGAGGCGGAGGGCCATATCCGCCGTATCTTACCCAAGGGCCAGGAGACTCCGTCCCACTTTCTTTTTTCACTCCTTGAGAATGCGACCCAAAAAAAGGTCGGCTCTATTTGGTATGGGGTGATCCAGGAGGGGGCGGAGTGGCAGGGGTATCTTTATGAGATTTTTATTGAGGAGCCGTTTCGAAGCAAGGGATATGCCTCCGACGCCCTTCGCATGATGGAGGGGGAATTAAAGAAAATCGGCATCAAGAAGATCGGGCTGCATCTCTTCTCGGACAATATAAAAGCGCTTCAATTGTATCGCCAACTTGGGTATAGAGAAAAAGTATTGACCCTTTTTAAGGAACTAACGTGA